The following are encoded together in the Flavobacterium sp. TR2 genome:
- a CDS encoding FAD-dependent oxidoreductase: MQTSLKIAVVGSGLVGSLLAIYLKKAGHTVHVYDRSPDIRKINFSGRSINLAMSNRGWKALDAVGVGDAVREIAIPMDKRAIHLVDKLNFQNYGQEGESIYSISRGKLNRKMIDLAEAAGAEFHFEQKVWDVTLNDATLHIGESERGEWEERKFDMVFGADGAFSRIRHRMQRQSMFNYSQEFLNMGYKELNIPANPDGTHKLDKNSFHIWPRGEYMLIALPNLDGSFTCTLFMPFEGENSFESLTDRKMVEDFFEKNFPDSIEVIPELANDFFKNPTSTLVTMKCFPWTYENKIALIGDACHAIVPFYGQGMNAGFEDITVLSEMIEKYQDDWKKIFSEYQISRKPNADAIAELSYRNFLEMSTKTADEKFLLQKKIEKVFSDKHPDKWIPLYSRVTFSDRPYAEALAIGDYQNGIMEEVLRMENIEKIWDGPEVENKILELLEQA; the protein is encoded by the coding sequence ATGCAAACATCATTAAAAATTGCAGTTGTTGGTTCAGGACTTGTAGGGTCACTTCTGGCAATTTATCTTAAAAAGGCGGGTCACACCGTTCATGTCTATGACCGCAGTCCCGATATCCGAAAAATAAACTTCTCAGGCCGATCTATTAACCTAGCGATGTCTAACCGAGGTTGGAAAGCTTTGGATGCAGTTGGCGTTGGCGATGCTGTTCGGGAAATTGCAATTCCGATGGATAAACGCGCCATTCATTTGGTAGATAAATTAAATTTTCAGAATTACGGACAAGAAGGCGAATCTATATATTCTATTTCAAGAGGAAAACTAAACAGAAAAATGATCGATCTTGCAGAAGCAGCGGGAGCCGAATTTCATTTTGAACAGAAAGTTTGGGACGTTACTTTGAACGATGCAACCCTTCATATTGGCGAAAGCGAAAGAGGAGAGTGGGAAGAAAGAAAATTTGATATGGTTTTTGGTGCCGATGGTGCCTTTTCTAGAATCCGCCACAGAATGCAGCGTCAGAGTATGTTCAACTATTCTCAGGAATTTTTGAATATGGGATACAAAGAATTAAATATTCCAGCAAATCCCGACGGCACACATAAATTAGATAAAAACTCATTTCATATCTGGCCAAGAGGCGAATATATGTTAATTGCGCTTCCTAACCTTGATGGAAGTTTTACTTGTACTTTGTTTATGCCTTTTGAAGGCGAAAATTCATTTGAATCGCTGACAGACCGCAAAATGGTTGAAGATTTCTTTGAGAAAAATTTCCCAGATTCGATTGAAGTAATTCCAGAACTGGCAAATGATTTCTTTAAAAATCCAACGAGTACTTTGGTTACTATGAAATGTTTTCCTTGGACTTACGAAAATAAAATTGCTCTGATTGGAGATGCCTGCCACGCAATAGTTCCGTTTTATGGACAAGGAATGAATGCTGGATTTGAAGATATCACCGTTTTGAGCGAAATGATTGAAAAGTACCAAGACGATTGGAAAAAAATCTTTTCAGAATATCAGATCTCTAGAAAACCGAATGCAGATGCAATTGCAGAGCTTTCGTATCGAAATTTCTTAGAAATGAGCACCAAAACAGCAGATGAAAAATTCTTGCTCCAAAAGAAAATAGAAAAAGTTTTCTCAGATAAACATCCAGACAAATGGATTCCGCTTTACAGCCGTGTTACTTTCAGTGATCGCCCATATGCAGAAGCTCTAGCGATTGGAGATTATCAAAATGGCATTATGGAAGAAGTTTTGCGAATGGAAAACATCGAAAAAATTTGGGATGGCCCAGAAGTTGAAAACAAAATTTTGGAATTATTGGAGCAGGCTTAA
- a CDS encoding helix-turn-helix domain-containing protein: MQLYSEHYVNPKTERFVNKIWCLDNSFGESLIENKLVLPNGCFNLAFVTGNSIQVHTSKAKYEMNEGVYFCSQMTNKVLVNIHPKTRVTIIQLHTWTLSMFPKYDLSDFTDSIIKINPQELPFSIQIDSGIEIMLNTINTYFEALSDLNSEKNTIEKICEIIKTEPEVSVSEISSSLQSSQRLLQIKFKAATGLTIKKYIQILKFRKSVDQMVNSDLEKLKLTDVALYNKYFDQSHFIKKFKDVTKTTPKTFDPNSYFLSHKR, translated from the coding sequence ATGCAGCTATACTCCGAACATTATGTAAACCCTAAAACTGAGCGATTCGTCAATAAAATTTGGTGCTTAGATAACAGTTTCGGCGAAAGCTTAATTGAAAACAAACTTGTTCTGCCAAACGGCTGTTTCAATCTTGCTTTTGTCACTGGAAATTCTATCCAAGTTCACACGAGTAAAGCCAAATACGAGATGAACGAAGGCGTTTATTTTTGTTCTCAAATGACAAATAAAGTTTTAGTCAATATCCATCCAAAAACTAGAGTTACTATCATTCAGCTTCACACTTGGACGCTTTCAATGTTTCCTAAATATGATTTAAGCGATTTTACAGATTCTATTATCAAAATTAATCCTCAAGAACTGCCTTTTAGCATTCAGATTGATTCTGGTATTGAAATAATGTTAAACACAATAAACACTTATTTTGAAGCTTTATCTGATTTAAATTCGGAGAAAAACACCATTGAAAAAATCTGCGAGATTATTAAAACCGAACCAGAAGTTTCGGTTTCAGAAATCAGTTCGTCATTACAATCTTCTCAGCGGCTCCTGCAGATTAAATTTAAAGCAGCAACAGGGTTGACGATTAAAAAATACATTCAGATTTTGAAGTTTAGAAAATCAGTCGATCAAATGGTAAATTCTGATCTAGAAAAACTAAAACTGACTGATGTTGCGCTTTACAATAAATATTTTGACCAATCGCATTTTATCAAGAAGTTTAAAGATGTGACCAAAACTACTCCAAAAACATTCGATCCCAATTCGTATTTTCTTTCTCATAAAAGATAA
- a CDS encoding GNAT family N-acetyltransferase, which produces MNNEILQTDLILQNEKVLLIPFESKRNVELKEIIFDDEVWKYMGMYVRNDQDFENYIKSTLKQKADGICYPFLIIDKATNRVAGSTRYGYLNHASQKCEIGWTWYGKEFQGTGLNKACKYELLNFGFEHIQFRRIQFSADLENLRSQKAILKLGALQEGIFRNNYVDSEGKSKTDVYFSIILEEWENIKQDNFGEFI; this is translated from the coding sequence ATGAATAACGAAATTTTACAAACAGACCTTATTTTACAAAACGAGAAAGTGCTTTTAATTCCATTTGAAAGCAAAAGAAATGTAGAACTCAAAGAAATTATTTTTGATGATGAAGTTTGGAAATATATGGGGATGTACGTTCGAAACGATCAAGATTTTGAAAACTATATAAAAAGTACCTTAAAGCAAAAAGCTGATGGAATTTGTTATCCATTTCTTATTATTGACAAAGCCACAAACAGAGTTGCCGGAAGCACGCGTTACGGTTACCTGAACCATGCAAGCCAAAAATGTGAAATTGGATGGACTTGGTACGGAAAAGAATTTCAAGGGACTGGTTTAAATAAAGCGTGCAAATATGAATTATTGAATTTTGGTTTTGAACACATTCAATTTAGGAGAATACAATTTAGTGCTGATCTTGAAAATTTAAGATCTCAAAAAGCTATTTTAAAACTGGGTGCTCTACAAGAAGGGATATTTAGAAACAATTATGTCGATTCTGAAGGAAAAAGTAAAACTGACGTCTATTTCAGCATTATTTTGGAAGAATGGGAAAATATTAAACAGGATAATTTTGGGGAGTTTATTTAA